In one Canis lupus dingo isolate Sandy chromosome 16, ASM325472v2, whole genome shotgun sequence genomic region, the following are encoded:
- the LOC112650550 gene encoding up-regulator of cell proliferation isoform X1 → MASPGLEVELLVKGRSDLGEVAPEIKASERRTAVAIGDLEWRDMDADDYGTNEAQDSDFPAAERSRLQEMLSLLGLETYQAQKLSLPDSLQISSESMKNWAPQAPKDLPWNFLRKLQALNAEARNTTMVLDVPPDARPAEKESQMEEEIIYWDAADDIAADIYSFSELPTPDTPVNPLDLLCALLLSSDSFLQQEIVQKMSLCQFALPLVLPDSENHYHTFLLWALRGVMRTWWAQPPRGVGSLREDSAVLSRAPAFAFVRMEVSSNSKSQLLNAVLSAGHRPRDCFWHRDLNVGTNPREIADGLVEVSWFLPSGREDLDVFPEPMAFLNLRGDIGSHWLQFKLLTEVSSAVFILTDNISKKEYKLLSSMKGSATKYYFILSPYRGKRNTNLRFLNRLIPVLKMDHSHVLVKVSSTDSVGFVRRVRSIVAHVARSPCRRLSVEEMAHAARRLGLRVDEDCEECQRAKDRMERITRKIKDSDAYRRDELRLQGEPWRKAAQVEKELCQAQWAGDPPDKGRAELRHRLLELRAQQNGHEPTWGVQEFVAGISGPSLGEKQYFLRWMEWGLARVAPPRPRQPPETIVTLRAKHCGVVDLSELLWPEPLGVEDFLREMGQFYEAESCLVEAGRLPAGQRRFAHFPGLALELLLLGLPLELIDGSTLSTPLRWVTGLLKELHIRLERRSRLVVLSVLGVPGTGKSTLLNTMFGLRFATGQGCGPRGAFMQLVTVAESFSPDLGCDHILVIDSGGLIGGALATAGERFELEASLATLLMGLSNVTVVSLAETRDVPPAILHAFLRLEKTGHMPNYQFVYQNLHDVCAPGPRPRDRRQLPDLPGDASRSAAQMEKQGGGIRTLADLAFCDPEKQHVWHIPGLWHGIPPMAAVSLGYSEAIFELKRCLLENIRNGLSNQNKNIQQLIELVRRL, encoded by the exons gctagaagtggaattactggtcAAAgg ACGTTCAGATTTGGGAGAAGTGGCcccagaaataaaagcatccGAGAGACGAACAGCTGTGGCCATTGGAG ATTTGGAATGGAGAGACATGGACGCAGATGACT aTGGTACAAATGAGGCTCAGGACAGTGACTTTCCAGCAG CGGAGAGGAGCAGGCTGCAGGAAATGCTGTCGCTTTTGGGGCTGGAGACCTATCAGGCCCAGAAGCTCAGCCTCCCGGACTCTCTGCAAATCAGCAGTGAGAGCATGAAGAACTGGGCGCCTCAGGCTCCCAAGGACTTGCCCTGGAATTTCCTCAGGAAGCTGCAGGCCCTCAACGCTGAAGCCAGGAACACCACCATGGTGCTGGACGTGCCCCCAGATGCCAGGCCCGCGGAGAAGGAGAGCCAGATGGAGGAGGAGATTATCTACTGGGATGCAGCCGATGACATCGCCGCAGACATCTATTCCTTCTCTGAGTTGCCGACGCCCGACACCCCTGTGAACCCCTTGGACCTTCTCTGTGCCCTTCTGCTGTCCTCAGATAGTTTCCTGCAGCAAGAGATCGTGCAAAAAATGTCTCTGTGCCAGTTTGCACTCCCCCTCGTTTTGCCCGACTCAGAGAACCACTACCACACGTTTCTGCTGTGGGCCTTGAGGGGTGTCATGCGGACGTGGTGGGCACAGCCCCCACGGGGGGTGGGCAGCCTCAGAGAAGACAGCGCCGTCCTGTCGCGGGCACCCGCCTTCGCCTTCGTGCGCATGGAGGTCAGCAGCAACTCCAAGTCCCAGCTGCTCAATGCTGTGCTCAGCGCAGGCCACAGGCCACGGGACTGCTTCTGGCACCGCGACCTGAACGTGGGCACCAACCCTCGGGAGATCGCAGACGGGCTGGTGGAAGTGTCCTGGTTCCTTCCCAGTGGCAGGGAGGACCTGGACGTCTTCCCTGAGCCCATGGCCTTTCTGAACCTGCGGGGCGACATCGGGTCTCACTGGCTGCAGTTTAAGCTCTTGACAGAAGTGTCCTCGGCCGTGTTCATCTTGACCGACAACATCAGCAAGAAGGAGTACAAGCTACTCTCCTCCATGAAGGGCTCGGCCACGAAATACTACTTCATCCTGAGCCCGTACCGTGGGAAGCGGAACACGAACCTGCGATTTCTCAACAGGCTCATCCCGGTGCTGAAGATGGACCACTCGCACGTCCTGGTGAAGGTGAGCAGCACGGACAGTGTGGGCTTCGTGCGCCGGGTCCGCTCCATTGTGGCGCACGTGGCCCGGTCCCCCTGCCGCAGGCTGTCTGTGGAGGAAATGGCCCATGCAGCCCGCAGGCTGGGGCTTAGGGTGGATGAGGACTGTGAGGAGTGTCAGCGGGCTAAGGACCGGATGGAGCGCATCACCAGGAAAATCAAAGACTCTGATGCCTACCGAAGGGATGAGCTGAGGCTGCAGGGGGAGCCGTGGAGGAAGGCGGCCCAGGTGGAGAAGGAGCTGTGCCAGGCCCAGTGGGCCGGGGACCCCCCGGACAAGGGCAGGGCCGAGCTCAGACACCGGCTGCTGGAGCTCCGAGCACAGCAGAACGGCCACGAGCCCACCTGGGGAGTGCAGGAGTTCGTTGCTGGCATCAGTGGCCCCTCCCTGGGGGAGAAGCAGTACTTCCTGAGGTGGATGGAGTGGGGGCTGGCCCGGGTGGCCCCGCCAAGGCCAAGACAGCCTCCAGAGACCATTGTGACCCTGAGAGCAAAACACTGTGGGGTCGTGGACCTGAGTGAGCTGCTGTGGCCCGAGCCCCTGGGGGTGGAGGACTTCCTGCGGGAGATGGGACAGTTTTACGAGGCCGAGAGCTGCCtcgtggaggcagggaggctgccGGCAGGCCAGCGGCGCTTTGCCCACTTCCCAGGCTTGGCcttggagctgctgctgctggggcttCCCTTGGAGCTGATCGATGGGAGCACGCTGAGCACTCCCCTGCGCTGGGTCACCGGGCTCCTCAAGGAGCTGCACATCCGCCTGGAGCGGAGGTCGCGACTGGTGGTCCTGTCGGTGCTGGGTGTGCCAGGCACGGGCAAATCCACGCTTCTCAACACCATGTTTGGGCTGCGCTTTGCCACAGGGCAGGGCTGCGGTCCCCGAGGGGCCTTCATGCAGCTGGTCACGGTGGCTGAGAGCTTCAGCCCGGACCTGGGCTGTGACCACATCTTGGTGATAGACTCAGGGGGCCTGATCGGCGGGGCACTGGCCACGGCCGGGGAGAGGTTTGAGCTGGAGGCCTCCCTGGCCACTCTGCTCATGGGGCTGAGCAATGTCACTGTGGTCAGCTTAGCCGAGACCAGGGACGTACCCCCGGCCATTCTGCACGCGTTTCTGAGGCTGGAAAAAACGGGGCACATGCCCAACTATCAGTTTGTGTACCAGAATCTTCATGATGTGTGTGCGCCTGGCCCCAGGCCACGAGACAGGAGGCAGCTCCCAGATCTGCCCGGGGACGCGAGCAGATCTGCGGCGCAAATGGAGAAACAGGGCGGTGGCATCCGGACGCTGGCTGACCTGGCCTTCTGTGACCCTGAGAAGCAGCACGTTTGGCACATCCCGGGCCTGTGGCATGGGATACCTCCCATGGCCGCTGTGAGTTTGGGGTACAGCGAGGCCATTTTCGAGTTAAAGAGATGCCTCCTGGAAAACATAAGGAATGGCCTGtccaaccaaaacaaaaacatccagcAGCTCATTGAGCTGGTCAGACGGCTCTGA
- the LOC112650550 gene encoding up-regulator of cell proliferation isoform X5 has translation MDADDSERSRLQEMLSLLGLETYQAQKLSLPDSLQISSESMKNWAPQAPKDLPWNFLRKLQALNAEARNTTMVLDVPPDARPAEKESQMEEEIIYWDAADDIAADIYSFSELPTPDTPVNPLDLLCALLLSSDSFLQQEIVQKMSLCQFALPLVLPDSENHYHTFLLWALRGVMRTWWAQPPRGVGSLREDSAVLSRAPAFAFVRMEVSSNSKSQLLNAVLSAGHRPRDCFWHRDLNVGTNPREIADGLVEVSWFLPSGREDLDVFPEPMAFLNLRGDIGSHWLQFKLLTEVSSAVFILTDNISKKEYKLLSSMKGSATKYYFILSPYRGKRNTNLRFLNRLIPVLKMDHSHVLVKVSSTDSVGFVRRVRSIVAHVARSPCRRLSVEEMAHAARRLGLRVDEDCEECQRAKDRMERITRKIKDSDAYRRDELRLQGEPWRKAAQVEKELCQAQWAGDPPDKGRAELRHRLLELRAQQNGHEPTWGVQEFVAGISGPSLGEKQYFLRWMEWGLARVAPPRPRQPPETIVTLRAKHCGVVDLSELLWPEPLGVEDFLREMGQFYEAESCLVEAGRLPAGQRRFAHFPGLALELLLLGLPLELIDGSTLSTPLRWVTGLLKELHIRLERRSRLVVLSVLGVPGTGKSTLLNTMFGLRFATGQGCGPRGAFMQLVTVAESFSPDLGCDHILVIDSGGLIGGALATAGERFELEASLATLLMGLSNVTVVSLAETRDVPPAILHAFLRLEKTGHMPNYQFVYQNLHDVCAPGPRPRDRRQLPDLPGDASRSAAQMEKQGGGIRTLADLAFCDPEKQHVWHIPGLWHGIPPMAAVSLGYSEAIFELKRCLLENIRNGLSNQNKNIQQLIELVRRL, from the exons ATGGACGCAGATGACT CGGAGAGGAGCAGGCTGCAGGAAATGCTGTCGCTTTTGGGGCTGGAGACCTATCAGGCCCAGAAGCTCAGCCTCCCGGACTCTCTGCAAATCAGCAGTGAGAGCATGAAGAACTGGGCGCCTCAGGCTCCCAAGGACTTGCCCTGGAATTTCCTCAGGAAGCTGCAGGCCCTCAACGCTGAAGCCAGGAACACCACCATGGTGCTGGACGTGCCCCCAGATGCCAGGCCCGCGGAGAAGGAGAGCCAGATGGAGGAGGAGATTATCTACTGGGATGCAGCCGATGACATCGCCGCAGACATCTATTCCTTCTCTGAGTTGCCGACGCCCGACACCCCTGTGAACCCCTTGGACCTTCTCTGTGCCCTTCTGCTGTCCTCAGATAGTTTCCTGCAGCAAGAGATCGTGCAAAAAATGTCTCTGTGCCAGTTTGCACTCCCCCTCGTTTTGCCCGACTCAGAGAACCACTACCACACGTTTCTGCTGTGGGCCTTGAGGGGTGTCATGCGGACGTGGTGGGCACAGCCCCCACGGGGGGTGGGCAGCCTCAGAGAAGACAGCGCCGTCCTGTCGCGGGCACCCGCCTTCGCCTTCGTGCGCATGGAGGTCAGCAGCAACTCCAAGTCCCAGCTGCTCAATGCTGTGCTCAGCGCAGGCCACAGGCCACGGGACTGCTTCTGGCACCGCGACCTGAACGTGGGCACCAACCCTCGGGAGATCGCAGACGGGCTGGTGGAAGTGTCCTGGTTCCTTCCCAGTGGCAGGGAGGACCTGGACGTCTTCCCTGAGCCCATGGCCTTTCTGAACCTGCGGGGCGACATCGGGTCTCACTGGCTGCAGTTTAAGCTCTTGACAGAAGTGTCCTCGGCCGTGTTCATCTTGACCGACAACATCAGCAAGAAGGAGTACAAGCTACTCTCCTCCATGAAGGGCTCGGCCACGAAATACTACTTCATCCTGAGCCCGTACCGTGGGAAGCGGAACACGAACCTGCGATTTCTCAACAGGCTCATCCCGGTGCTGAAGATGGACCACTCGCACGTCCTGGTGAAGGTGAGCAGCACGGACAGTGTGGGCTTCGTGCGCCGGGTCCGCTCCATTGTGGCGCACGTGGCCCGGTCCCCCTGCCGCAGGCTGTCTGTGGAGGAAATGGCCCATGCAGCCCGCAGGCTGGGGCTTAGGGTGGATGAGGACTGTGAGGAGTGTCAGCGGGCTAAGGACCGGATGGAGCGCATCACCAGGAAAATCAAAGACTCTGATGCCTACCGAAGGGATGAGCTGAGGCTGCAGGGGGAGCCGTGGAGGAAGGCGGCCCAGGTGGAGAAGGAGCTGTGCCAGGCCCAGTGGGCCGGGGACCCCCCGGACAAGGGCAGGGCCGAGCTCAGACACCGGCTGCTGGAGCTCCGAGCACAGCAGAACGGCCACGAGCCCACCTGGGGAGTGCAGGAGTTCGTTGCTGGCATCAGTGGCCCCTCCCTGGGGGAGAAGCAGTACTTCCTGAGGTGGATGGAGTGGGGGCTGGCCCGGGTGGCCCCGCCAAGGCCAAGACAGCCTCCAGAGACCATTGTGACCCTGAGAGCAAAACACTGTGGGGTCGTGGACCTGAGTGAGCTGCTGTGGCCCGAGCCCCTGGGGGTGGAGGACTTCCTGCGGGAGATGGGACAGTTTTACGAGGCCGAGAGCTGCCtcgtggaggcagggaggctgccGGCAGGCCAGCGGCGCTTTGCCCACTTCCCAGGCTTGGCcttggagctgctgctgctggggcttCCCTTGGAGCTGATCGATGGGAGCACGCTGAGCACTCCCCTGCGCTGGGTCACCGGGCTCCTCAAGGAGCTGCACATCCGCCTGGAGCGGAGGTCGCGACTGGTGGTCCTGTCGGTGCTGGGTGTGCCAGGCACGGGCAAATCCACGCTTCTCAACACCATGTTTGGGCTGCGCTTTGCCACAGGGCAGGGCTGCGGTCCCCGAGGGGCCTTCATGCAGCTGGTCACGGTGGCTGAGAGCTTCAGCCCGGACCTGGGCTGTGACCACATCTTGGTGATAGACTCAGGGGGCCTGATCGGCGGGGCACTGGCCACGGCCGGGGAGAGGTTTGAGCTGGAGGCCTCCCTGGCCACTCTGCTCATGGGGCTGAGCAATGTCACTGTGGTCAGCTTAGCCGAGACCAGGGACGTACCCCCGGCCATTCTGCACGCGTTTCTGAGGCTGGAAAAAACGGGGCACATGCCCAACTATCAGTTTGTGTACCAGAATCTTCATGATGTGTGTGCGCCTGGCCCCAGGCCACGAGACAGGAGGCAGCTCCCAGATCTGCCCGGGGACGCGAGCAGATCTGCGGCGCAAATGGAGAAACAGGGCGGTGGCATCCGGACGCTGGCTGACCTGGCCTTCTGTGACCCTGAGAAGCAGCACGTTTGGCACATCCCGGGCCTGTGGCATGGGATACCTCCCATGGCCGCTGTGAGTTTGGGGTACAGCGAGGCCATTTTCGAGTTAAAGAGATGCCTCCTGGAAAACATAAGGAATGGCCTGtccaaccaaaacaaaaacatccagcAGCTCATTGAGCTGGTCAGACGGCTCTGA
- the LOC112650550 gene encoding up-regulator of cell proliferation isoform X3: MASPGLEVELLVKGRSDLGEVAPEIKASERRTAVAIGDLEWRDMDADDSERSRLQEMLSLLGLETYQAQKLSLPDSLQISSESMKNWAPQAPKDLPWNFLRKLQALNAEARNTTMVLDVPPDARPAEKESQMEEEIIYWDAADDIAADIYSFSELPTPDTPVNPLDLLCALLLSSDSFLQQEIVQKMSLCQFALPLVLPDSENHYHTFLLWALRGVMRTWWAQPPRGVGSLREDSAVLSRAPAFAFVRMEVSSNSKSQLLNAVLSAGHRPRDCFWHRDLNVGTNPREIADGLVEVSWFLPSGREDLDVFPEPMAFLNLRGDIGSHWLQFKLLTEVSSAVFILTDNISKKEYKLLSSMKGSATKYYFILSPYRGKRNTNLRFLNRLIPVLKMDHSHVLVKVSSTDSVGFVRRVRSIVAHVARSPCRRLSVEEMAHAARRLGLRVDEDCEECQRAKDRMERITRKIKDSDAYRRDELRLQGEPWRKAAQVEKELCQAQWAGDPPDKGRAELRHRLLELRAQQNGHEPTWGVQEFVAGISGPSLGEKQYFLRWMEWGLARVAPPRPRQPPETIVTLRAKHCGVVDLSELLWPEPLGVEDFLREMGQFYEAESCLVEAGRLPAGQRRFAHFPGLALELLLLGLPLELIDGSTLSTPLRWVTGLLKELHIRLERRSRLVVLSVLGVPGTGKSTLLNTMFGLRFATGQGCGPRGAFMQLVTVAESFSPDLGCDHILVIDSGGLIGGALATAGERFELEASLATLLMGLSNVTVVSLAETRDVPPAILHAFLRLEKTGHMPNYQFVYQNLHDVCAPGPRPRDRRQLPDLPGDASRSAAQMEKQGGGIRTLADLAFCDPEKQHVWHIPGLWHGIPPMAAVSLGYSEAIFELKRCLLENIRNGLSNQNKNIQQLIELVRRL; the protein is encoded by the exons gctagaagtggaattactggtcAAAgg ACGTTCAGATTTGGGAGAAGTGGCcccagaaataaaagcatccGAGAGACGAACAGCTGTGGCCATTGGAG ATTTGGAATGGAGAGACATGGACGCAGATGACT CGGAGAGGAGCAGGCTGCAGGAAATGCTGTCGCTTTTGGGGCTGGAGACCTATCAGGCCCAGAAGCTCAGCCTCCCGGACTCTCTGCAAATCAGCAGTGAGAGCATGAAGAACTGGGCGCCTCAGGCTCCCAAGGACTTGCCCTGGAATTTCCTCAGGAAGCTGCAGGCCCTCAACGCTGAAGCCAGGAACACCACCATGGTGCTGGACGTGCCCCCAGATGCCAGGCCCGCGGAGAAGGAGAGCCAGATGGAGGAGGAGATTATCTACTGGGATGCAGCCGATGACATCGCCGCAGACATCTATTCCTTCTCTGAGTTGCCGACGCCCGACACCCCTGTGAACCCCTTGGACCTTCTCTGTGCCCTTCTGCTGTCCTCAGATAGTTTCCTGCAGCAAGAGATCGTGCAAAAAATGTCTCTGTGCCAGTTTGCACTCCCCCTCGTTTTGCCCGACTCAGAGAACCACTACCACACGTTTCTGCTGTGGGCCTTGAGGGGTGTCATGCGGACGTGGTGGGCACAGCCCCCACGGGGGGTGGGCAGCCTCAGAGAAGACAGCGCCGTCCTGTCGCGGGCACCCGCCTTCGCCTTCGTGCGCATGGAGGTCAGCAGCAACTCCAAGTCCCAGCTGCTCAATGCTGTGCTCAGCGCAGGCCACAGGCCACGGGACTGCTTCTGGCACCGCGACCTGAACGTGGGCACCAACCCTCGGGAGATCGCAGACGGGCTGGTGGAAGTGTCCTGGTTCCTTCCCAGTGGCAGGGAGGACCTGGACGTCTTCCCTGAGCCCATGGCCTTTCTGAACCTGCGGGGCGACATCGGGTCTCACTGGCTGCAGTTTAAGCTCTTGACAGAAGTGTCCTCGGCCGTGTTCATCTTGACCGACAACATCAGCAAGAAGGAGTACAAGCTACTCTCCTCCATGAAGGGCTCGGCCACGAAATACTACTTCATCCTGAGCCCGTACCGTGGGAAGCGGAACACGAACCTGCGATTTCTCAACAGGCTCATCCCGGTGCTGAAGATGGACCACTCGCACGTCCTGGTGAAGGTGAGCAGCACGGACAGTGTGGGCTTCGTGCGCCGGGTCCGCTCCATTGTGGCGCACGTGGCCCGGTCCCCCTGCCGCAGGCTGTCTGTGGAGGAAATGGCCCATGCAGCCCGCAGGCTGGGGCTTAGGGTGGATGAGGACTGTGAGGAGTGTCAGCGGGCTAAGGACCGGATGGAGCGCATCACCAGGAAAATCAAAGACTCTGATGCCTACCGAAGGGATGAGCTGAGGCTGCAGGGGGAGCCGTGGAGGAAGGCGGCCCAGGTGGAGAAGGAGCTGTGCCAGGCCCAGTGGGCCGGGGACCCCCCGGACAAGGGCAGGGCCGAGCTCAGACACCGGCTGCTGGAGCTCCGAGCACAGCAGAACGGCCACGAGCCCACCTGGGGAGTGCAGGAGTTCGTTGCTGGCATCAGTGGCCCCTCCCTGGGGGAGAAGCAGTACTTCCTGAGGTGGATGGAGTGGGGGCTGGCCCGGGTGGCCCCGCCAAGGCCAAGACAGCCTCCAGAGACCATTGTGACCCTGAGAGCAAAACACTGTGGGGTCGTGGACCTGAGTGAGCTGCTGTGGCCCGAGCCCCTGGGGGTGGAGGACTTCCTGCGGGAGATGGGACAGTTTTACGAGGCCGAGAGCTGCCtcgtggaggcagggaggctgccGGCAGGCCAGCGGCGCTTTGCCCACTTCCCAGGCTTGGCcttggagctgctgctgctggggcttCCCTTGGAGCTGATCGATGGGAGCACGCTGAGCACTCCCCTGCGCTGGGTCACCGGGCTCCTCAAGGAGCTGCACATCCGCCTGGAGCGGAGGTCGCGACTGGTGGTCCTGTCGGTGCTGGGTGTGCCAGGCACGGGCAAATCCACGCTTCTCAACACCATGTTTGGGCTGCGCTTTGCCACAGGGCAGGGCTGCGGTCCCCGAGGGGCCTTCATGCAGCTGGTCACGGTGGCTGAGAGCTTCAGCCCGGACCTGGGCTGTGACCACATCTTGGTGATAGACTCAGGGGGCCTGATCGGCGGGGCACTGGCCACGGCCGGGGAGAGGTTTGAGCTGGAGGCCTCCCTGGCCACTCTGCTCATGGGGCTGAGCAATGTCACTGTGGTCAGCTTAGCCGAGACCAGGGACGTACCCCCGGCCATTCTGCACGCGTTTCTGAGGCTGGAAAAAACGGGGCACATGCCCAACTATCAGTTTGTGTACCAGAATCTTCATGATGTGTGTGCGCCTGGCCCCAGGCCACGAGACAGGAGGCAGCTCCCAGATCTGCCCGGGGACGCGAGCAGATCTGCGGCGCAAATGGAGAAACAGGGCGGTGGCATCCGGACGCTGGCTGACCTGGCCTTCTGTGACCCTGAGAAGCAGCACGTTTGGCACATCCCGGGCCTGTGGCATGGGATACCTCCCATGGCCGCTGTGAGTTTGGGGTACAGCGAGGCCATTTTCGAGTTAAAGAGATGCCTCCTGGAAAACATAAGGAATGGCCTGtccaaccaaaacaaaaacatccagcAGCTCATTGAGCTGGTCAGACGGCTCTGA
- the LOC112650550 gene encoding up-regulator of cell proliferation isoform X4, producing the protein MASPGRSDLGEVAPEIKASERRTAVAIGDLEWRDMDADDSERSRLQEMLSLLGLETYQAQKLSLPDSLQISSESMKNWAPQAPKDLPWNFLRKLQALNAEARNTTMVLDVPPDARPAEKESQMEEEIIYWDAADDIAADIYSFSELPTPDTPVNPLDLLCALLLSSDSFLQQEIVQKMSLCQFALPLVLPDSENHYHTFLLWALRGVMRTWWAQPPRGVGSLREDSAVLSRAPAFAFVRMEVSSNSKSQLLNAVLSAGHRPRDCFWHRDLNVGTNPREIADGLVEVSWFLPSGREDLDVFPEPMAFLNLRGDIGSHWLQFKLLTEVSSAVFILTDNISKKEYKLLSSMKGSATKYYFILSPYRGKRNTNLRFLNRLIPVLKMDHSHVLVKVSSTDSVGFVRRVRSIVAHVARSPCRRLSVEEMAHAARRLGLRVDEDCEECQRAKDRMERITRKIKDSDAYRRDELRLQGEPWRKAAQVEKELCQAQWAGDPPDKGRAELRHRLLELRAQQNGHEPTWGVQEFVAGISGPSLGEKQYFLRWMEWGLARVAPPRPRQPPETIVTLRAKHCGVVDLSELLWPEPLGVEDFLREMGQFYEAESCLVEAGRLPAGQRRFAHFPGLALELLLLGLPLELIDGSTLSTPLRWVTGLLKELHIRLERRSRLVVLSVLGVPGTGKSTLLNTMFGLRFATGQGCGPRGAFMQLVTVAESFSPDLGCDHILVIDSGGLIGGALATAGERFELEASLATLLMGLSNVTVVSLAETRDVPPAILHAFLRLEKTGHMPNYQFVYQNLHDVCAPGPRPRDRRQLPDLPGDASRSAAQMEKQGGGIRTLADLAFCDPEKQHVWHIPGLWHGIPPMAAVSLGYSEAIFELKRCLLENIRNGLSNQNKNIQQLIELVRRL; encoded by the exons ACGTTCAGATTTGGGAGAAGTGGCcccagaaataaaagcatccGAGAGACGAACAGCTGTGGCCATTGGAG ATTTGGAATGGAGAGACATGGACGCAGATGACT CGGAGAGGAGCAGGCTGCAGGAAATGCTGTCGCTTTTGGGGCTGGAGACCTATCAGGCCCAGAAGCTCAGCCTCCCGGACTCTCTGCAAATCAGCAGTGAGAGCATGAAGAACTGGGCGCCTCAGGCTCCCAAGGACTTGCCCTGGAATTTCCTCAGGAAGCTGCAGGCCCTCAACGCTGAAGCCAGGAACACCACCATGGTGCTGGACGTGCCCCCAGATGCCAGGCCCGCGGAGAAGGAGAGCCAGATGGAGGAGGAGATTATCTACTGGGATGCAGCCGATGACATCGCCGCAGACATCTATTCCTTCTCTGAGTTGCCGACGCCCGACACCCCTGTGAACCCCTTGGACCTTCTCTGTGCCCTTCTGCTGTCCTCAGATAGTTTCCTGCAGCAAGAGATCGTGCAAAAAATGTCTCTGTGCCAGTTTGCACTCCCCCTCGTTTTGCCCGACTCAGAGAACCACTACCACACGTTTCTGCTGTGGGCCTTGAGGGGTGTCATGCGGACGTGGTGGGCACAGCCCCCACGGGGGGTGGGCAGCCTCAGAGAAGACAGCGCCGTCCTGTCGCGGGCACCCGCCTTCGCCTTCGTGCGCATGGAGGTCAGCAGCAACTCCAAGTCCCAGCTGCTCAATGCTGTGCTCAGCGCAGGCCACAGGCCACGGGACTGCTTCTGGCACCGCGACCTGAACGTGGGCACCAACCCTCGGGAGATCGCAGACGGGCTGGTGGAAGTGTCCTGGTTCCTTCCCAGTGGCAGGGAGGACCTGGACGTCTTCCCTGAGCCCATGGCCTTTCTGAACCTGCGGGGCGACATCGGGTCTCACTGGCTGCAGTTTAAGCTCTTGACAGAAGTGTCCTCGGCCGTGTTCATCTTGACCGACAACATCAGCAAGAAGGAGTACAAGCTACTCTCCTCCATGAAGGGCTCGGCCACGAAATACTACTTCATCCTGAGCCCGTACCGTGGGAAGCGGAACACGAACCTGCGATTTCTCAACAGGCTCATCCCGGTGCTGAAGATGGACCACTCGCACGTCCTGGTGAAGGTGAGCAGCACGGACAGTGTGGGCTTCGTGCGCCGGGTCCGCTCCATTGTGGCGCACGTGGCCCGGTCCCCCTGCCGCAGGCTGTCTGTGGAGGAAATGGCCCATGCAGCCCGCAGGCTGGGGCTTAGGGTGGATGAGGACTGTGAGGAGTGTCAGCGGGCTAAGGACCGGATGGAGCGCATCACCAGGAAAATCAAAGACTCTGATGCCTACCGAAGGGATGAGCTGAGGCTGCAGGGGGAGCCGTGGAGGAAGGCGGCCCAGGTGGAGAAGGAGCTGTGCCAGGCCCAGTGGGCCGGGGACCCCCCGGACAAGGGCAGGGCCGAGCTCAGACACCGGCTGCTGGAGCTCCGAGCACAGCAGAACGGCCACGAGCCCACCTGGGGAGTGCAGGAGTTCGTTGCTGGCATCAGTGGCCCCTCCCTGGGGGAGAAGCAGTACTTCCTGAGGTGGATGGAGTGGGGGCTGGCCCGGGTGGCCCCGCCAAGGCCAAGACAGCCTCCAGAGACCATTGTGACCCTGAGAGCAAAACACTGTGGGGTCGTGGACCTGAGTGAGCTGCTGTGGCCCGAGCCCCTGGGGGTGGAGGACTTCCTGCGGGAGATGGGACAGTTTTACGAGGCCGAGAGCTGCCtcgtggaggcagggaggctgccGGCAGGCCAGCGGCGCTTTGCCCACTTCCCAGGCTTGGCcttggagctgctgctgctggggcttCCCTTGGAGCTGATCGATGGGAGCACGCTGAGCACTCCCCTGCGCTGGGTCACCGGGCTCCTCAAGGAGCTGCACATCCGCCTGGAGCGGAGGTCGCGACTGGTGGTCCTGTCGGTGCTGGGTGTGCCAGGCACGGGCAAATCCACGCTTCTCAACACCATGTTTGGGCTGCGCTTTGCCACAGGGCAGGGCTGCGGTCCCCGAGGGGCCTTCATGCAGCTGGTCACGGTGGCTGAGAGCTTCAGCCCGGACCTGGGCTGTGACCACATCTTGGTGATAGACTCAGGGGGCCTGATCGGCGGGGCACTGGCCACGGCCGGGGAGAGGTTTGAGCTGGAGGCCTCCCTGGCCACTCTGCTCATGGGGCTGAGCAATGTCACTGTGGTCAGCTTAGCCGAGACCAGGGACGTACCCCCGGCCATTCTGCACGCGTTTCTGAGGCTGGAAAAAACGGGGCACATGCCCAACTATCAGTTTGTGTACCAGAATCTTCATGATGTGTGTGCGCCTGGCCCCAGGCCACGAGACAGGAGGCAGCTCCCAGATCTGCCCGGGGACGCGAGCAGATCTGCGGCGCAAATGGAGAAACAGGGCGGTGGCATCCGGACGCTGGCTGACCTGGCCTTCTGTGACCCTGAGAAGCAGCACGTTTGGCACATCCCGGGCCTGTGGCATGGGATACCTCCCATGGCCGCTGTGAGTTTGGGGTACAGCGAGGCCATTTTCGAGTTAAAGAGATGCCTCCTGGAAAACATAAGGAATGGCCTGtccaaccaaaacaaaaacatccagcAGCTCATTGAGCTGGTCAGACGGCTCTGA